The genomic window agcttcaagtgcaccgccACCGTGCCCCTCATGTAGAGAGGACATCTTCATTGtcgtctcctcctccagagaagatGGCTTCACCATCTCCTCCGCATCCGGTAGCCTCGCTTACAACTCCAATTCcgtctcccccaaagagcccaaagaagaaggaaaaggaagccaggaagaaaggctctaagaagcacttATCGAAGAAGTCGAAGGTCATTGTACCGGCAAAGAAGTTCACGGACATTGGAGAAGCGTGGACTAGTGCCCACacaaaattccaatatgggaagcccttgacgACGGTAGGTGACCTAACAAAGGCAGGACAAGCATATGtggacctgcataattactacatgcagacttATAGAGACACCAACGCTCAACctatagtcgtacagtacaaatgaTGTCACTTCTTAACTGGTGATAGCTCCTTCCTTATGAATTTCAATggcttatacgacctcttcaaccttgatgacATGGATGTATCATTATTATGGATCTTCACATTATAATTCCATTGAAACTggacattaattaattaatatcattaggtcttgaatctaactattttcttatctgtagacacttgatcaaagaaacgAAGAAGTAGGAGCCTACTAGATTTCTTGACCTTGAGGCAATTTCTGTCTCGGTCATCAAAGCATGTGGTGACTATGCTATGGATTATGTGACCAGAACAATGTAATATTGTTCCAAAATGGACTACCTATTGGGCGCCCACAACATCAGTGGTCATTGGATCTTCccggtcatttgcctcaagtgaaaCTTAGTGTGGTATCTCGACttatcaagaccagtaggatcAAAAAGCAAACATGGAGAGTGTGATTATAGTGTTGTAAAAGCACTCCTTGACACGTATGTTCTGTCTGGCTcagtttatatattttaattttctaacattcaaatgtttcCTAAtagatccctctttatgcatgGCTTTTCACAAGTACCTTCGAgttgatcctgactacaacacGAAAGATGATCATAGACTGACACATAAGATTAGGTCACGGTAAATGCTAtcaaacagattaccaaatttCTCTGTTGCTTTTTTTATCTAacagtaaattttcttttctgcaaTGCTACCAACAACCACTGAGCAACGCCTGCAGATTCTATGTTACGTACAACATGCTCCTATTCATGATCCGAGCAAAGGATATCGAATCCCctaatgtaagttcaatacaagattattcgtaactaattttagtaattaattaaattctatgataatatgatattgattacgcatcaaattatgcaggattaTCAGGCTTATTTTTTTGACAACGGTGCACTCTCGGGGATCCGATAACGGATCGCCAAGTTCATAATgtttgaagtcatcaacccacacggTGAGTTCCACTGTAGAAACCCTGGctgtgaggtcttatgtaatacgAAGTGATTATAACATTATAAATTGTGATtttgtgatgaattgattggaactttataCCCTTTgtaattctgtgatgaagtgaattcttatataagtgtgtttgtcgatgtcGATATGAATGCATTACTGTTGTTTGCAGTGAGAATGCGCCTGCTAAATCCTAGCTATGCTCCAAGATGCAGCATGGAAACAGGAGAAACCTGCATGGGAGCGAGGTCAATAGTGACGAGTTAAGACTATTagctgtcacttatgacctacacataagtgataggtaacatCGTCACCTGTCACTGTTATATTTCCCGCAGCACATGAGAGACACACATCAATGACCGGTGAAGACTATTAATCGTTACTTATGACTTACATATCAGTGATGGGTAACCTCATAACATGTCACTCATGTGTTTCTCCCTAGCACATAGGAGACGCACGTGAGTGACAGGTCACTATaggacctatcactaatgacctctcaTTAGTGACACGGTCGGGGTAATGGGTACGTTTCTCATCACTCATGACTATTACCACACGTCACTGATAtgttttttcatgtagtgcTGATGACGAGTAGCGGCCCAGTCGGTCCAACCGAGGGCACCAAAAGCAAGAGTGCACGGCAGGAACCTATTTGAGTGGGGCTCGGCTGGCAGGCTCAGCCGAAAGGTGGCCGATGGCAAGCACAAAGAGGTGACGACTGGTGGCTCACACGGAGAGGCGCGCCGGCATCGGGCAGGAGCCAAACCAGTACCCGCAcaaagaggaggagggggagaggaAGCTCACCAAGCTGAGAAAGGTTCTAACATGGTGACGCGTTGGTGAGGGGTGGAATAGAGCTGTTAAAGTTGGAGAAGGAGGTGGGCCGTGGCTCCAATCGGTGGGGAAATACGCGGAATCGGTTGGGGAAGCGTCGCTAGACCCTTTTTCTGGCTCCGCGTAGCTCGGGCTTGGCCGTTTAGTGCTTGGGCTTGTCGGAATATTTGAGTTTGGGCTAAGCTTCGATCAAGGTGCTCTACTCGGGTGCGCTCGTGTTTCGGCCAAGAGAGACAACGACAGAGAGGGAGAGTAGGGAAGTGCGGCGCCCTTTATCGAGCTCAGGACGACAGTTTCCGTGGGCACGCAGACAGTATACGGGTGGCGGCCGCAATGCACGGCTTTCGTGCATAAAGGCACGGGCGGGAACGATCCCAGGCATGATTCAAGGGGGCCAGTCGATGAGCGACGCTTGTGCGTGTGGGGTGGTCGCCGAAGTCTTGGGTTGTCAGTCTACCGCATCGGGCCGTGCGGGTGTGAGAGCGGAGAGAGGGAGCAAAAGCCAACAGCTCTTGAATGCAGCAGAAGGAGATGGCGACGGGGAACAGAGGGAGCAGGAGGTGGAAGAAGCTCCTCGCTCGCGGGCCCGCTCGTCGGGTGGGCTGTGCGTGCATGTCGGGCTGGTGTGGAGATGGGTCGGGTGAGGGAAAAGAGCTGGGCTTGCTGGGCGTGGCTTTGGGCCCAAGCAGTGCCGCGGTGTGATAGCCCATGACCGGGTGGTGGCCGGTCTTCTAAGGGTCCAGTCTGTGTAGTAGAAAGGGAAAAAGGGCAGCCCGAGAAGAGATAAAGGTTTTGGAATTGATTGGAGTAGATACAAATGGATTTATTTGAATATAgatttggatttgggtttgGCATTAACTAAAATAagtttatttgaattaggattatgGGTCTCATCTTGAAGCCCTGGAATTTTCCAAATGTTTGAAttgaaaatatttgaatttgatcgAATTTTAGCTTAAATGAATCTAAGAATTAGCTTTCAATTTGAAAGaggttcaaattcaaatctccactcaagaaaccatagaaaaaataaaccaaaatgcatgtGCTCAATTTACTGCaataattaatttagaaattaattttgtgctctttggaatactgagccaaaataatataattgaatatatacatatatgtgtgtgtatatatatattcatatatatatttcatgATTTAATGTTGGCttaataattagaaatttaaaaaaaagagtggATTTTGACTATTTCCTAAATGCTAAAATacagggtgttacagaagtaCTACTGCTCCATATCTAAACCCATCTATAACAAAATTGTGTTCAAATGTGCCAAccgattgaaaaaaaaaaaggtgcatTGCCACTAGACTTCCCTAGAACCCCAACCAGGTTGAATctaagctctctctctcccccacctATATGTAGCTAGACCTAATTTTCCCAGGAGCACCCCCGCAACCTCTAGGTTCTTGTCCGCATCTCCACACCCAAAATCAACCGAGGAAACCTCAGTACCAATGAGTTTCGAGCTTCTCCAAGATTCCTCGTCATCAGAAGAAGGCAGTGAATGGATTTATCCTGCAAAAGTCGCCATGCTCCTATGTGACTCCCTGGTAACCAAAACCTCCTCAAACGAAATCATGATTGTACCCTCACCTAGAACCGCCGCTCGTCAGAGAATTCTGGTCACCGGAGCTCTAAACCCAACCCTTGTCGGTGGTGTGCCACCGTGGACTGAGGGCAGCAATCGTCGTTTGTATGCCAGAAGCCAACCAGATCAAGGTGAGTTGCCCGATCCGACATGTACGCTTGAGAATAGATGAGAAGAAACCCTTCGGTTAGATCAAACCCCAGCCATCCGATCCAGATCTGATAGCCTAGATTTAATGAGGCAAGTCCAATCACCTCAGGTGAACACGTCAACGTGCTATGTTAGCTCCGATCCCACGTGGCAAGCTTAGTCACCGCTACATCAGCAGCCATGTCAGTaatgagtattttttttatgctgGCATCATAAAGGCTAGAGCCGGCCGACGCAATAAAAGTGGATTTCAAGTAGGAAAATAAGTCGGATAATCGTTTATAAATAGTAATTGAATTTGTCAATTAGTAAATAATTTGttaaatattttataatgtTTTTCTTTAATAAAGAAATagttaataaatatatttaatgTTTTATCTAGTCAAAGATTTCTTAAATAAGTtttctaatataaaaataattctattaaATAGGATTAATTTGAGAATAGTCTTAACagattttaataatgtttaaatatgtttaataattttttattgttttccatgcttttaataatgttttttgTGCAAAAATaaatctagtaaataggatttaTTTTGAATAGTGTTTAAATAATGTTTTTCTTGAGtataataattcaaataaatgctaataaTTCTAGAACAATCCTAGAAAATCCTTGATTACTCCAAAATACTCTAgaaaattcttaatcacgtgGTTTCACCTGTAGTTAATGTTTTGGTCCTGTTTAATCTTCCAAAACCCGTTACTTATCAACCATAGCTCCGTTTTAATCTGTTCTTTCGCCAAAATTTCAACAAAACTCCAATCTTTtatatgatgatgtttgttgtgtgctattttgttcttttggatcttggtttttatttgttgcttttttttattatgttcaTGAGTAGATGCTAATGTTCTAGAGGAGCTAGAATGGCTTCAGGATCAAGGCTTTGAAGACCCAATTGAGTATTGTTAAGGCAAATTATGAAATAGTGATCGGAGGAAAAGTCAAACAAGCATTCCTAAGACGAGGAAATTTCTAAATTCAGAATGACAGACAAATAAGAATTTGGACAAATAGATGGATAAATGTGCTCCACTTAGTGAACAATACCCATCATTGCTTCATATTGCTTTATGTATCTTTTCACGAACCGATTATAGAAGATAGAATTGTAGCATGGAACAACTTAGTGACCAAACTAGTAAATGTGCAACTATCTCTAGAGCAAGATGTATTTAAATGGAACCTACAAGAGAACGGATAATTCTCAATCCGATCTTTGTACCACAATATGACAAACAAATGCACCCCTTCCATAGCGAATTTCTATGGCACCTAAAACTCTCACTTAAAATAAGATCTTTCTTTTGTATTTATAGAGAGGGATTATCCTGAATAAAGATAACCTAGCCTTGGAATGGGAATATCAAATGCTGCTTCTGTAATAAAAATGATACTCTACAACACACATTCTTTAACTGCTATTTTGCTAAATCAGTTTAGCTTATTGTAGAGATGGCTTTGATATAAATACGCCTACAAGCATTAACAATATGGATAATGGGTGATTGGCTTAGGGGTATAGGGcaaaagcaaaagaattaaCTTTTTGTAGGTGTAGCAGCTTTATGTTGAGTGATATGGCTATTTCGTAATGATATAACCTTTGGTAAAAAACAATCATGTCTTTCTTGCAAGTGCTATTCAGAAGAACATGCTGGTTTCAACATTGGAGTTTGCTACATGGACAAGAGGAGGATGTGCACAAAGGTGTGCcaaagattagagagtgttgcAATGGAAGTATTCTCCAACAATAGGTGGTGATTTAGTTCCAGAATTTACGAGGACTACTATCCCCACTCTTATGTAGTTTCATTCCCTACTAGACTATTTCAAGTTTGATGGAGTATTGTAATAAGACTATAATAATGCAACCGAACACACCATATATATTGCCTATGTAGATCTTTAGAAGAGCATTTGCTTTAGATGGGGAGCCTTGGTCATAGACTTCACTACAAGTAGAAAAACCTACTCCAAGTTGTTGACATGGAAAAATGCCACGCCAAACATcaagcacctcgtgtgcaatatccGTCAAGCAACACCCAGGATGCTCTGGTCGTGACGTTGTGTAGTCGGACCTACATCGTCACTCACACTCGGGAGGGACCCCGTCAAAGTGTAGATAGCCGGCGGCTTATCTTTGGTCATCGAGATcaagaatatataaaaatatagagtgGAAAAGAGAATGAGACTATAGAAACTAAGCAAAACGAAaggtaatgtaaattgtgtttaaTCAATTGGGTGATGATTCTCAATCGACCATAAACccctcatatttaaagggcggcGGGTCTTAGCCGTACAAGATCaagactcctaattcaaaccgaacaagacttacataTATGAATCGGCTATGCTttctgatctccaaactttctataacttcCTATTCAACTATGTAAACTTCCATATATTTACCCAAGTATCCTTTATTGTAGTTCAGCCTTCTTGGATTCGACTACATGCACTACCCGAACATCTGCTCGTGTACTACCATCTCGGTCTGACTACATGCTTAGAGACTAATTGATCGATGTATCCATGTGCTCGAATCCATCTAGTTCTTCCACCTGTTCGAAGACCAACTCCTGAAATTCACCATGTTCGGAGATCATTGTGGTcggtggtcgtggtcgtggtcatggtcactggttgtggtcatggtcatggtcatggtcgcTGGTCGTGATCACTGGTTGTGGTCGGTGGCTATGGTCCTTGGCCGTGGTCATTGGTTGTGGTCACTGGTTAGCGGTCACTGTCCATTGTCACTAGTCGTGGTCACTGGTCGGTGGTCACTGTCCATGGTCATTGGCCGATGGTAACTGGCTATGGTCACTGGCTCAAAGATGACCTCCCACGTATTCGACTAGGTCCAACAATATCCCATTGAGTCGATCATCATTGTAATGACTACTATATATGTCAAATCTTGTCAGCAACACAAGCTCGATGCTTTCTTTAGTACAGGAGTAGCAACCATGAATCAAATTGGGAAACAGATAACGTACTTGCAGATCATACATCTTTTAGCATAGTATCGATGGATGAAAACTCATTTATCTTAATGACACCTTGCTTTGTTTTCCGATAGCACGAAAGAAGCTTCTTCCGTTGTTCTTGCAATTCTACTTAAATCATACTATGATATTCTTCAAATAATTCATCAAGCGTAGACATGTTGCCACAATTAATGTCAGTTGTACCCATGGGTACGACCGAAACGCCTTTATTTGTGACCAACATATTAGAAACAATAGTTGGCCTCTGTTCTTTTGAGCTTGAATTTTGCTCTTTatatgatgaagcccaaactCCTTTTTTCATATCAAATTGCTCCCCAGCCAAATTCACTATTTTAGCATCGTTCAAGTTAGGCATATGTTTGGTTGTATACACTGTTCCTGTAACACTATTGCAACCAGAAATTCCTTCATGTAGCTCCAGCCCAATAGCCGAATATGGTATGCATGAAGGTGAACTATATGCCATAATGCTGCATGTAGGCCCATACATGTTTGCTGATTTTCCATTTATTCAGCTATAATCTGAAACCAAAGTGGAGGCATTAAGTGCATCACATAACCGTAGTGTTTCATAACCTTGGGGCTGCATATATGTAGTATTTTGCAAAGGATCCCTAAAATTTGCTTCCGGCAATGACCCGTATGGAATACCGAAACCCTATGATAATGTGTAAGGCACATCATAGGTTACAACATGGTATGAAGGTGTATTCACGCTCACTGAATTATCAGCAACTCGGCTATAACTCATAATCGAGGCATATGTAGTAGGCACTTGCATATTTACTGACTCAACTACTCGGTCATGATCACTAGCCAAATATGTGGATAAGTTAAGTGAATATTGTGATGCAACCTCTAGTCTAGATGGTACACTATAAGTATTTGAATTGCTAATATCATTCTGGCCATATATATTATTCATTAACGTAACTCGTTGCATAACCGCATTAGATGAAAACATTGACGATGAATTAATGTGTAAACTTCCTTGTTGCATGGCACCAAAATTACCAGCAAATGGCGGCTCAAAATAATTTGCCGAATTCATCACCTTAATTCACCCATGTTGATCATTCATCAGCACTCTAGTTTGTGATGTCCTAAGTGGTGTAAGTATTGCCGATGAACTAGAAATCATAGGATCATGTTGCACGTTACCAAAAGAATTAATATTTGGAGTATTAACGTCATGCAATAGGAGTTGTCTCTAACGCTGCTCATCTGGTACTTAAAACATTAAAGTTCTAACATGGCTAGATAAATCTAAGCCCTCAGCCATTCTTTCACAATGTTTAGCTACAACAGTACCAACTAATTGATCAATCATAGCTTTAGTAAGTGTGCTACTTACATTGGGTTGTACCTCGGGCTTGATGCGGATAGATGGTAGTGTTGTTACCATGAGCGTAGATGTAACAATGCTCTCTTGATTGATTTTGGCCATATTGATTATAACTGAAAGCTTTGAGTCCCCAACTGAGTTgtcaaaaagtgtgttgatgtGGAAAGATGTCATACCAAATCCCGAGCACCTCATGTGCAATATCTGGTAAGTAACACCCAGGATGCCCTAGTCGTGGCGCTGCATTGTCGTACCTTCATCGTCACCCAGGCTCGGAAGGAACCCGTCAGAGCGCAGATAGCCGGTGGCTTGTCCTTAGTCGTTGAGATTAAGAACAGATAGCAATATAGATTGGAAAAGAGAACGCGACTATACGAACTAAGCAAAACGAAAGGTAATGTAAGTTGTGTTTGATCAATTGGATGATGATTCTCAATCTGCCATGACCCCCTCATATTTAAAGGACAGCATGTCTTAGCCGTATAAGATCAGAACTCTAATTCAAACcaaacaagacttacagatatgattcagcTATACTTTTTGATCTCTAAACtgtctataactaacatatctttcctattcAACTACGTAAACTCCCATATATTTACCCAAGTTTCCTTTGTTGCAGTTCGACCTTCTTAGATTCGACTACATGCTCGACTTGGACATCTGCTTGTGTACTACCATCTTGGTGTGACTACCTACTTAGAGACTAATTGATTGATGTATCCATATGTTCGAATCCGTCCAGTTCTTCCACCTCTTAGGAGACCAACAACTGAAATTTATGTGTTCGGAGATCACTTTAGTCGGTGGTCGTCTGGTCGTGGTCACCTGGTTAGTGGTTGCTTGGTCATAGTTGTGGTTACTGTCTGTTGTTATTGGTTATGGTTACTATTCAATGATCACTGTTGGTGATCACTGACTCGAAGACCTAACTCTTACTTATTTGATCAAATCCAATAACATCTCATTAAACCGATCATCGTTATATGACGACCATGTAAATAGTAAATCTGGTTATCCACCCAAGCTCTATGCATAGTGCTTTGTATCTTTTTCCCGCCACtcccggggaccagggactacCACTCGGCCAAGCAACCGCAGAGAAAGCGCTGCGTCGGTTATTTTTGTCGACTAAACCAAGCGCGCCGGCAGCCACTGACAGCAGGGCCACGGCAATCATTACCGCACTCCCCGACACCGTGGGCCCCCCGAACTGCTGCAAAGCAGATACCGTACCCGGCACGAGACGATCTCGCCTTTTTCACCGCTTTCCCGGGCTCCGTAAAACGTCCGGTAAAATCGCTTGCCGTCGCCGTGAAGTGAAAAACCACATGCCAGGGGAAAACTGGGCACAGGGTGACCCCACCGCAAAAGCGCAGCTCCTCCCGCTGCCCGGATCCGGTGCGGCCGCGGCTCGCGTCTCACGCCTCCTCGCACGCTTCCCAATGCACCCACCTGGTTTCGAGCGGCGCCACCTTACCCTCACTGACAGGTAGGCTCGCGAACGAGCTCATATCCGTGGCCCCACGTGTATACCAGGTGATCAGGGATGGTGCGGGAGCTGGCCTGGGTGAAAAAGGTAGGATGCCGGGTGGAGCACAGCTGATGGGGATCCAGGCTGGCACGACCAGTCTTATACCCTCCCTCGTCGCCACACCTTCCCCCTCGCTATTCTTTCGCAAATTAAAAACACCacctttttttccccttccgCCATTGTTGCGATCCGCATTGGAGGCATTGCGAGTGAgagcagggaggaggaggcggcggcgatggacCCGTGCCCGTTCGTGCGGGTGCTGGTCGGCAACCTGGCGCTCAAGATGCCCGTGGCCTCGCGCGCCGCGGGGGCCGGCGCCGGCGTGCACCCCACCACTTCGCCGTGCTACTGCAGGATCCGGCTCAACAAGCTGCCCTACCAGAACTCCACCGCGCCTCTGCTGCCGTCCgacgaggagggggcggcgtCCTGCACGGGCGCCTTCGCCGCGGCGTTCCACCTCTCCAAGGCCGACCTCGACCGGGCCACGGCGAAGCCGACGATCTTCGGGCCCCGTCGCGCTGCGCGGCTGAAGGTGGCGGTGTACGCGGGACGCCGGGGCACCACGTGCGGGGTTAACTCGGGGAGGCTGCTGGGGAAGGTGGTCATCCCGCTCGACCTCAAGGATGCTGTCGGGACGCCCGTCGTGTTCCACAGCGGATGGGTCGCTATCGGCAAGCGCCGCGGCGGACGCAAGGCGTCGCCGTCCGGCGCGGCGCAGGCGCAGCTCAACCTCACCGTCCGCGCCGAGCCCGACCCGCGGTTCGTGTTCGAGTTCGACGGCGAGCCCGAGTGCAGCCCGCAGGTGCTCCAGGTGCAGGGCACCATGAAGCAACCCATGTTCACCTGCAAGTTCTCCTGCCGCAGCAGCAGCGACCTCCGCTCACGGTCAGTCTCCTCGTCCTCATTGCGACCGATCGATCTGTGTGTTCCAAGGAAATATGGCGCCTTTCCTACCAAGTGGTCACAGAAATTATTGCATCAATGATGGAATCCAGGTCGGTGCAGTCTGATCCGGATACCGGCGGGCGCAACTGGCTGACCAGATTCGGGTCGGACCGAGAGCGAGCGGGGAAGGAGCGGAAGGGGTGGTCCGTGACGGTGCACGACCTGTCGGGCTCGCCGGTGGCGCTGGCCTCGATGGTGACGCCGTTCGTGGCGTCGCCCGGGTCTGACCGGGTGAGCCGCTCGAACCCGGGCGCCTGGCTCGTGCTCCGCCCCGGCGACGGCACATGGAAGCCGTGGGGCCGGCTGGAATGCTGGCGCGAGCGCAGCGGCACGGGAGCCGGCGGCGACAGCCTGGGGTACCGATTCGAGCTCCTCGTCCCCGACCACAGCGGCGTGGGCGTGGGCGTGTGCGTGGCCGAGTCTAGCGTCCCTGCCTGCAAGGGCGGGCGCTTCGGCATCGACCTGACCGCGGCGCAGCCGTTCGGGCGGAGCGGGTCCCCCGGGTGCAGCCCCCGCGGGAGCGGCGACTTGGGGCAGCACGGGCTGTGGCCATTCGGGAGCTTCCGCGGGTTCGTGATGTCGGCGGCGGTGCAGGGGCAGGGGCGGTGCAGCAAGCCGACTGTGGAGGTGGGGGTGGCGCACGTCGGGTGCGCGGAGGACGCGGCGGCGTTCGTGGCGCTGGCGGCGGCCGTGGACCTGAGCATGGACGCGTGCCGGCTCTTCTCGTGCAAGCTCCGCAGGGAGCTCTCGGCGTCCCGCGGCGACCTGCTCCAATGAAAGTTTTGTTGCGGTGATCAACTGAGATGGGATTGTTCCGTACCCTTTTTTTGAGTGGTTTCATCTCATCTTTTCACTTGTTGTGATTTGGAACGTCCTtttttatgtgaattttttAGTGGAGTTCAGtaggtgttgttgttgttacgTAGTAGTCTTTTAGGTGCTTTTTAAAGTCTAGAAGAAATCAAAACCTATGGTGAATTTGGAGTGTTTTTGGTTGGCCGAGGAGGTGGAAGAACCGAAGTCCCAATTAATCCCAAGATGCGCTAGTAAATGAACAAGGAAACAAACTTTGTCATCTCGTTCGTTCGTCTTTTGTCTGTGCTCGACGCTGTTACTCATCCTGCGCTGTTGGTGCTGCTCTATCCATTGGAGATTTGGAGGGAGGAGCAGAGGCGAAGAAGATCCGATGCATCCGAGCTGGGAAGGGCCCGTAGCCACATGGGTGTGTCGGCTGTGTCGGCGATGCGAATTAGCAGTACTCCACTAACAAGAGGATGCAGCATGGCTGGACGAGAAGGAGGCAACGAAGACGATGGTTCGATCGAGGTTGAGGCTACGAgctcatgcatgcattgctcTCCGGCCGTCTCGCATCGCATGCACCAGGAGATCCATTGATCCATTGATGGATGCGCCGCTTGATCCATCCCTACGCGCTTAGATCCCGCCCGGTTTCACGTAACCGACGGTTTTTGGCGCCATCTGAAATGAAACAAAGCTGTCGTGTTGCGTTGATGCATGCGGACAGCAAGATTTACAAAACTGTTTGGCGCACGAAAATCGAGATGTGAcggtaacaaaaaaaattacagttaTCACAATAACCGTTTAAAATTTGATGAGAATTCGCTTAAAACTCactcggtcaaatttgaaattcgtCGAGAATTCGAACCGAATCGACCGAACGGTAACTGCT from Phragmites australis chromosome 14, lpPhrAust1.1, whole genome shotgun sequence includes these protein-coding regions:
- the LOC133891017 gene encoding uncharacterized protein LOC133891017, yielding MDPCPFVRVLVGNLALKMPVASRAAGAGAGVHPTTSPCYCRIRLNKLPYQNSTAPLLPSDEEGAASCTGAFAAAFHLSKADLDRATAKPTIFGPRRAARLKVAVYAGRRGTTCGVNSGRLLGKVVIPLDLKDAVGTPVVFHSGWVAIGKRRGGRKASPSGAAQAQLNLTVRAEPDPRFVFEFDGEPECSPQVLQVQGTMKQPMFTCKFSCRSSSDLRSRSVQSDPDTGGRNWLTRFGSDRERAGKERKGWSVTVHDLSGSPVALASMVTPFVASPGSDRVSRSNPGAWLVLRPGDGTWKPWGRLECWRERSGTGAGGDSLGYRFELLVPDHSGVGVGVCVAESSVPACKGGRFGIDLTAAQPFGRSGSPGCSPRGSGDLGQHGLWPFGSFRGFVMSAAVQGQGRCSKPTVEVGVAHVGCAEDAAAFVALAAAVDLSMDACRLFSCKLRRELSASRGDLLQ